One stretch of bacterium DNA includes these proteins:
- a CDS encoding SDR family NAD(P)-dependent oxidoreductase: protein MRVMMTGGTGFAGSHTVRRYVEAGHDVRLLVRDREKVRKVFDPQGITIPEADVIEGDIADLPSVERAMEGCDAVYHGAALVDMRRKMADRVLETNARGVANVVGHAVKRGLPRIVYVSSASIFFLPGSGPIHLDMAIQPGTTAYAKSKAQAEQVIRTLQDTGAPIRVSYPTGIVGPDDPGLSDANEAVYIFFKQTGVTTSSGFQIVDVRDLANVHLRLLEREGGAARALAAGPMLDWASTYRILDEVTGTRLWRFPFPGGPLRFLGSVGDVLKRFVYDFRFPLTRDAMEYATQWPGASGDEAAREFDVTFRSARETYTDTVRWLYEAGHLEERHVGKLAEGGRGASA from the coding sequence ATGCGGGTCATGATGACGGGAGGGACGGGCTTCGCGGGCTCCCACACGGTCCGCCGATACGTCGAGGCCGGGCATGACGTCCGGCTCCTCGTTCGCGATCGCGAGAAGGTCCGAAAGGTCTTCGATCCGCAGGGAATCACCATTCCCGAAGCGGACGTGATCGAGGGCGACATCGCCGATCTCCCCTCCGTAGAGCGCGCCATGGAGGGCTGCGACGCCGTCTACCACGGCGCCGCCCTCGTCGACATGCGACGCAAGATGGCGGACCGCGTCCTCGAGACGAACGCGCGCGGCGTCGCGAACGTCGTCGGCCACGCGGTCAAGCGTGGCCTCCCGCGGATCGTCTACGTCTCGAGCGCGAGCATCTTCTTCCTGCCCGGCTCGGGCCCGATCCATCTCGACATGGCGATCCAACCCGGCACGACCGCCTACGCGAAGAGCAAGGCCCAGGCCGAGCAGGTGATCCGTACGCTGCAGGACACGGGCGCGCCGATTCGCGTGTCCTACCCCACCGGCATCGTCGGCCCCGACGATCCGGGCCTCTCCGACGCGAACGAAGCGGTGTACATCTTCTTCAAACAGACCGGCGTGACGACGTCGAGCGGCTTCCAGATCGTCGACGTGCGCGACCTCGCGAACGTCCACCTCCGACTGCTCGAGCGCGAGGGCGGCGCGGCCCGCGCCCTCGCGGCGGGACCGATGCTCGACTGGGCGTCGACGTACCGGATCCTCGACGAAGTGACGGGGACCCGTCTCTGGCGATTCCCCTTTCCGGGGGGACCCCTGCGCTTCCTCGGCAGTGTCGGTGACGTGCTCAAGCGCTTCGTCTACGACTTCCGATTTCCGCTCACCCGGGACGCGATGGAGTACGCGACGCAGTGGCCGGGGGCCAGCGGCGACGAAGCGGCGCGCGAGTTCGACGTGACGTTCCGGAGCGCGCGCGAGACGTATACCGACACGGTCCGCTGGCTCTACGAAGCGGGCCACCTCGAGGAGCGGCACGTCGGCAAGCTCGCCGAGGGGGGACGCGGAGCTTCCGCCTAA
- a CDS encoding histidine phosphatase family protein, with product MENETRCGRRIAAFVRHGDFNRPENTASAHSPRALSQLGHAQARAAAARIAGLCRDHGLTIDERIEASQLLRAWQTAMVLASELAPETGRSHHVIQRDELIERGLGSAANLTFAEIAELLGTDPRLGPLPEGWRRMPEFRLPLPGAESLMQAGARVASRVAASIDSIPDDDPRDVARLFVAHSGCLRHAAVVLGAIDVRHVAGLSMDYLGCVLLEKKPNGDWVHLAGEFSKHVPGR from the coding sequence ATGGAAAACGAGACTCGGTGCGGTCGGCGGATCGCGGCCTTCGTTCGACACGGCGACTTCAATCGACCGGAGAACACGGCGAGCGCCCATTCGCCGCGCGCCCTCTCGCAGCTGGGCCACGCGCAGGCGCGGGCGGCTGCGGCCAGGATCGCTGGACTCTGTCGCGATCACGGGCTCACGATCGACGAGCGGATCGAGGCCTCGCAGCTGCTCCGCGCATGGCAGACGGCGATGGTGCTCGCCTCCGAGCTGGCGCCGGAGACCGGCCGAAGTCATCACGTGATCCAACGCGACGAGCTGATCGAGCGCGGTCTCGGCAGCGCGGCCAACCTGACCTTCGCCGAGATCGCAGAGCTTCTCGGAACGGATCCTCGCCTCGGACCGCTGCCCGAGGGCTGGCGTCGAATGCCCGAGTTCCGACTACCGCTGCCCGGGGCGGAGTCGCTCATGCAGGCGGGCGCCCGGGTCGCGTCGCGCGTGGCGGCGAGCATCGATTCCATTCCGGACGACGATCCCCGGGACGTCGCACGCCTCTTCGTCGCGCACAGCGGATGTCTACGGCACGCCGCGGTCGTCCTCGGGGCGATCGACGTACGGCACGTCGCCGGCCTCTCGATGGACTATCTCGGCTGCGTGCTCCTCGAGAAGAAGCCGAACGGCGATTGGGTCCACCTCGCCGGCGAGTTCTCGAAGCACGTTCCTGGACGTTAG
- a CDS encoding cupin domain-containing protein has protein sequence MSEEAAWKAFDLAKVVSMAEQQDAPYLEFLRVPTLSAGIYTLKAGATDTQTTHDEDEVYFVLKGRGRITLSGQPQEIGQGSILYVPADTEHEFSEITEDLSLLVFFGTGGPSGADL, from the coding sequence ATGAGCGAAGAAGCGGCGTGGAAAGCATTCGATCTGGCGAAGGTCGTCTCGATGGCGGAGCAGCAGGACGCGCCCTACCTCGAGTTCCTGCGCGTACCGACCCTGTCGGCGGGAATCTACACCCTCAAAGCCGGCGCGACGGATACGCAGACCACCCACGACGAGGACGAGGTCTACTTCGTCCTCAAGGGCCGCGGCCGCATCACCCTGAGCGGTCAGCCCCAGGAGATCGGGCAGGGCTCGATCCTCTATGTCCCCGCGGATACCGAGCACGAGTTCAGCGAGATCACCGAGGATCTCTCGCTCCTGGTCTTCTTCGGCACGGGCGGTCCATCGGGCGCGGACCTCTGA
- a CDS encoding AI-2E family transporter translates to MSPDRSHPTSNVLLAMASIVVIVAGLKAASSLLVPFLLAGFIGLLCAPLLFWLRDRGVPNPIALIIVLLGLFGIGAVFGGLMSTSINEFTRLLPSYQERFGSLVVSLTATLKQYGIDFGSNPEAANPFDPQAALGMVGGLAGNLGSLLNNAFLLFLIVCFILLEAASIPRKVRDAFGDSPEMETRMNEIGTSIRRYLGIKTLTSMLTGVLIYWSLFLLEVKFAPLWGLVAFLLNFVPAIGSVMAAIPAVALAMVDNSLQTAAVVTAIYLTVNISIGNFLEPRALGEGMGLSPLIVVTSLIFWGWVLGPVGMVLAVPLTVILRITLDSQPQTQWVAVLLGPAFPVPAFGIAAKKKRSLAQEKAKETEASA, encoded by the coding sequence GTGTCGCCTGATCGCAGCCACCCGACCTCGAACGTCCTGCTCGCGATGGCCTCGATCGTGGTCATCGTCGCCGGCCTCAAGGCCGCAAGCTCCCTCCTCGTGCCCTTCTTGTTGGCGGGCTTCATCGGACTCCTCTGCGCGCCCCTCCTTTTCTGGCTGCGCGACCGAGGTGTCCCCAATCCGATCGCGCTGATCATCGTCCTGCTGGGGCTCTTCGGAATCGGGGCCGTCTTCGGCGGACTGATGAGCACGTCGATCAACGAGTTCACCCGGCTGCTGCCGTCCTATCAGGAGCGCTTCGGCTCCCTCGTCGTGTCGCTGACCGCCACGCTCAAGCAATACGGGATCGACTTCGGCTCGAATCCCGAGGCGGCCAACCCCTTCGACCCTCAGGCGGCCCTCGGCATGGTCGGCGGGCTCGCGGGCAACCTGGGTTCGCTCCTCAACAACGCGTTCCTGCTCTTCTTGATCGTCTGCTTCATCCTGCTCGAAGCCGCGAGCATCCCGCGCAAGGTCCGCGACGCCTTCGGCGACTCCCCGGAGATGGAGACGCGGATGAACGAGATCGGCACGTCGATCCGCCGCTATCTCGGCATCAAGACGCTCACCAGCATGCTCACCGGGGTGCTCATCTACTGGTCGCTGTTCCTGCTCGAGGTCAAGTTCGCGCCACTCTGGGGGCTGGTCGCGTTCCTGCTGAACTTCGTTCCGGCGATCGGCTCGGTGATGGCGGCAATCCCCGCCGTCGCCCTCGCCATGGTCGACAACAGTCTCCAGACCGCCGCGGTGGTGACGGCAATCTACCTGACGGTCAACATCTCGATCGGCAACTTCCTCGAGCCGCGCGCACTCGGTGAAGGGATGGGGCTCTCGCCGCTGATCGTCGTCACGTCCCTGATCTTCTGGGGCTGGGTCCTCGGACCGGTCGGGATGGTTCTTGCGGTCCCGCTGACGGTCATCCTCCGGATCACGCTCGACAGCCAACCGCAGACCCAATGGGTCGCCGTGCTTCTCGGACCCGCTTTCCCCGTGCCGGCCTTCGGGATCGCCGCGAAGAAGAAGCGCTCTCTCGCCCAGGAGAAAGCAAAGGAAACGGAGGCCTCCGCATGA
- a CDS encoding TM2 domain-containing protein, translating to MSGREDTHSLAVGYVLWIFGFTGAHRFYFGKPISGTIYLLTAGIFLIGWIIDLFLMPRLERSAELRFNEGPLDYTIGWVLLTFVGVFGIHRFYLGKWVTGLLYLLTGGLLFLGVVYDFWTLNDQISEENAHRG from the coding sequence ATGAGCGGCCGAGAAGACACCCACTCCCTCGCGGTCGGCTACGTCCTCTGGATCTTCGGATTCACCGGCGCCCATCGCTTCTACTTCGGGAAGCCGATCTCCGGCACGATCTACCTGCTGACCGCCGGGATCTTCCTGATCGGCTGGATCATCGACCTCTTCCTGATGCCGCGGCTCGAACGTTCGGCGGAGCTGCGCTTCAACGAAGGGCCGCTCGACTACACGATCGGTTGGGTGCTCCTCACGTTCGTCGGCGTCTTCGGGATCCACCGCTTCTATCTCGGCAAGTGGGTGACCGGCCTGCTCTACCTCCTGACCGGTGGCCTGCTCTTCCTCGGCGTCGTCTACGACTTCTGGACGCTCAACGACCAGATCAGCGAGGAGAACGCGCACCGGGGCTAG
- a CDS encoding VOC family protein has product MSDSRPFNVLGVQQVAIGGLDKNKLKKFWVDIMGLTYGHSYKSESENVDEDICETGAGAFKVEVDLMQPIDPEKRPKVHDPALNHIGLWIDDLRTAVEWLEGQGVRFTPGGIRKGAAGYDVCFIHPKGNDDFPIGSEGVLVELVQAPDEVIQAFATIAAAS; this is encoded by the coding sequence ATGTCCGATTCCCGCCCCTTCAACGTCCTCGGCGTCCAGCAGGTCGCCATCGGTGGCCTCGACAAGAACAAGCTCAAGAAGTTCTGGGTCGACATCATGGGACTGACCTACGGGCACTCCTACAAGAGCGAGAGCGAGAACGTCGACGAGGACATCTGCGAGACGGGCGCGGGCGCATTCAAGGTCGAGGTCGACCTGATGCAGCCGATCGATCCCGAGAAGCGCCCGAAGGTTCACGACCCGGCGCTGAATCACATCGGGCTCTGGATCGACGATCTGCGGACCGCCGTCGAATGGCTCGAAGGACAGGGCGTGCGGTTCACGCCGGGGGGCATCCGCAAGGGCGCCGCGGGCTACGACGTCTGCTTCATCCATCCGAAGGGCAACGACGATTTCCCGATCGGCTCCGAGGGCGTCCTCGTCGAGCTGGTCCAGGCCCCCGACGAGGTCATCCAGGCCTTCGCAACGATCGCCGCGGCGAGCTAG
- a CDS encoding protein-L-isoaspartate(D-aspartate) O-methyltransferase: MTRPARDDAPPARAGLPGGWRRMRAGAAGLALGLLAACGIGPGDHGGDAKSEDEPLAALRARMVEEQVAARGLRDERVLAALQTVRRHRYAGDTDPRRAYADTPHPIGLGQTISQPYIVALMSDLAGIEPPCRVLEVGTGSGYQAAVLAEMGCEVWSIEIIEALAERARATLRAEGYGDRVHVRAGDGYRGWPEEAPFDAILVTAAAPRVPEPLLEQLRIGGRLVVPVGEPWQMLEIHLRTEDGFEKKADTAVRFVPMTGEIRDGR; the protein is encoded by the coding sequence ATGACGCGACCCGCCCGCGACGACGCTCCGCCCGCACGCGCCGGCCTGCCTGGCGGCTGGCGGCGCATGCGGGCCGGCGCGGCGGGCCTCGCGCTCGGCCTGCTCGCGGCCTGCGGAATCGGACCCGGGGACCACGGCGGAGACGCGAAGTCCGAAGACGAGCCCCTCGCGGCGCTGCGCGCACGAATGGTCGAGGAGCAGGTCGCCGCACGCGGACTCCGGGACGAGCGCGTGCTGGCGGCGCTGCAGACCGTGCGACGCCATCGCTACGCAGGGGACACCGATCCGCGTCGTGCCTACGCGGACACCCCGCACCCCATCGGCCTCGGGCAGACCATCAGCCAGCCCTACATCGTGGCGCTGATGAGCGACCTCGCCGGGATCGAGCCGCCCTGCCGCGTGCTCGAGGTCGGCACCGGATCCGGCTACCAGGCCGCCGTGCTCGCCGAGATGGGCTGCGAAGTCTGGTCGATCGAAATCATCGAGGCTCTCGCGGAACGGGCGCGCGCGACCCTCCGGGCCGAGGGGTACGGTGATCGCGTGCACGTCCGCGCGGGCGATGGCTATCGCGGCTGGCCGGAGGAGGCGCCTTTCGATGCGATCCTCGTGACCGCCGCCGCGCCCCGGGTACCCGAGCCGCTCCTCGAACAGCTGCGGATCGGCGGGCGCCTCGTCGTTCCCGTCGGCGAGCCCTGGCAGATGCTCGAGATCCACCTCCGGACCGAAGACGGCTTCGAGAAGAAGGCGGATACGGCGGTGCGCTTCGTGCCGATGACCGGGGAGATCCGGGACGGGCGTTAG
- a CDS encoding LuxR C-terminal-related transcriptional regulator — MENDEGAWSIHPTYGQIRAVLDTLNAGVLVRTVAGRILFANDRMLHWLGYAAAELDGQDFRILVPPELREPLEAELQDIHSGDERLRVTIMQRKDGRTLPIVSCPHVLRNDDEILGVVTVVMDLGEVQTARHVDTARPTGLVASLRRIADELHTISLFAGGAAVGDVPHDHPDLALLTPREREILTELLSGSRVPAIARKLFISPHTVRNHLKSMYRKFEVADQASLIDRIRALQKGS; from the coding sequence TTGGAGAATGACGAGGGCGCCTGGTCCATCCATCCGACCTACGGGCAGATCCGAGCCGTCCTGGACACGCTCAATGCCGGCGTGCTGGTCCGCACCGTCGCAGGTCGGATCCTCTTCGCGAACGATCGGATGCTCCACTGGCTCGGCTACGCCGCCGCGGAGCTCGACGGCCAGGACTTCCGCATTCTCGTCCCTCCCGAGCTCAGGGAACCCCTCGAGGCCGAGCTCCAGGACATCCATTCCGGAGACGAGCGACTCCGCGTGACCATCATGCAACGCAAGGACGGTCGGACGCTGCCCATCGTTTCCTGCCCACACGTTCTCCGGAACGACGACGAGATCCTCGGCGTCGTGACCGTGGTGATGGACCTCGGCGAGGTGCAGACGGCTCGACACGTCGACACCGCCCGTCCGACCGGGCTCGTGGCGAGCCTGCGCCGGATCGCGGACGAGCTCCATACGATCAGCCTCTTCGCCGGCGGCGCGGCCGTGGGCGACGTTCCTCACGACCATCCCGATCTGGCGCTTCTGACGCCGCGAGAGCGTGAGATCCTGACCGAACTCCTCTCGGGATCACGCGTTCCCGCGATCGCGAGGAAGCTCTTCATCAGCCCCCATACCGTCCGCAACCACCTGAAGTCGATGTATCGGAAATTCGAGGTCGCGGACCAGGCGTCGCTGATCGATCGCATCCGCGCGCTCCAGAAAGGCTCCTAG